In Hahella sp. HNIBRBA332, the genomic window ATTGCTGCAGTTTGCCGAAGTGGTTGTAGGCAAGGCGGTCATTGAGAGTCAGCGTCTTTCTGTCGCCGCTCACGCTGACGATGGTGAATTCTTCCGCGTGATTCATGTCGAAATCGCTGGAGGCGATCACAATGCGATCCCCTGCCCGCCAGTTCACCGACTCTTTCAACGTGATGCTGTTGTCGCCAATTGCGGCGGAAGCGCCCAACTGGGTCCAGGATCGCTGAGGCTGGCCATGCATTTCGATACGTCCGCCGTTCATGGCGTGAATCAGCTTGGATTCCGCCGCCGGATTGTCTCCCAGCAAGGTAATGACGCCCTGGCCATTGAACGGGGCCTCTTCCCGACCCAGCTCCAATACGCCGCCCGCCATGACGTGGATTTCCGCCACATCCAGTGTAAAGTCGCGGTTAACCGGCGCGGTGAGAATCCCCTCGTTGATGATCACATTCGCCGCGTTCAGATTATCCAGCACCATGGTGGCGCCGGCGGGAATGTAGACTTCTTCGCCAGGCCCGGGAACCGAGTTCTCCAGCCAGGACGACGCCTCCGACCACACCGGCAGCTTCTCCAACTGCACGTCGTCGACAAAGGCGGTGTTATCGCCGCTTGCGCTCAAGCCGCTCAATAATAATTGGTATTTGCCGGGCTCCAGCCACATCGCGGTGGAATGATATAGGCGATAGTTAGTGTCCTGCGGACGGATTCGGCCAATCTGACTGCCGGCGAGGGATACGCGCAGGGTTTGTCCTTGAGGAGAGTTGATACATCCGCGCTGTGCGCCTTGCAGATTAACGCGGTAAACGCCTGCGTTGGGGATAGTAATGGTTTTCTGCACCTGCCCCGTCTGCTGAATAAACAGCGCCTGCTGGCCCTGGGGCGTGGCGGGATTGCATGAGGTAAACGCAGAGCCGTTTTCGGTAATGCCCGCGCCATCGGCGAAGGCCCATTCGCCGCCTCTGGGAAGATATTGATAGCCTCCCGAGGGAACATCCGGCGTCTCAAAACCGGAATCGCCTATTGGCGTCATGACGCCCTCGCTGACCGCCGTCACCGCCATCGCGCTCTGACAAAAAGTCAGCGCAGCGACGGTCGTCAGTACGGAGAGCGCCCCCTTGCGTTTTAAGACAGAGCCGCGCGCAGGCCCGTCTGTATGAATATTCGTTTCACCCAAGTTCATTTTATAGTCTTCCACAGTGCATTGATTCTTAGCTCTGGCTCGCCTGAACAGGCATAAAAGCGATTCCGGGTCGGCGCTTAAAACAGACGCAGAAATCCCACATCCAAAATCACCCTTAAACGTTTCAGATCCGGCATAGATAAATTAAGTAAAAAGCTCGGCATTGCTATCTTGTCGCCGAAACCAGAACCTCATCCTTTAAGGCGAATAACCGAAATGCATCAAGCCAATAACCGCCGGCGCAGCCATCAAATTAACGCGGTGTTTCCGTTATCCGTATCCCAGGCGAACATTAACATAAGTTCACAGTCAATCCTCTAGGGCAATATTAATAACCCATACGGGATAACGATTAATAGAGAATTATCGGGGTTAATATACAACTCAATCTGCATCTCCAATGACAGATTTTCATATTTTAATTATGCGCGGTTGGAGCCTGTTTTGTATGATCAAAAAGCCCTGCTGACAGGCCCTGCAAGCCTGATTTAGACTACTCGGCGACATAGCGCGACATATAGAAAGGGAGAGCTTTTCGTGTCAGAACTCATTAGTGAAAAGAAGAAATTTGAAGAAACCTGGGAAAAGGAGGCGCTCAAAGCTTTTTCTCGTCTGTTTTCATCACAGCAAATAACGGAGTTTGATCAGGCTTTGTTCGGCGATCAGTTTGATCACTTTCGCCAAGGAATGGGCGTCAAGTTTCCTGATTCGGATGATATAAACTTCAAAAGAATAAGGTCCAACAGATTAAAGCGTCTCGGTTATAGCTGGCAGGCGGATATAAAGACATGGATCAAAGTGTCGGATTAATTACATCATGATCCATAAGCCGCCTGCTTTTCGTTTAAACAACCCGACAATCAGGCGGCGAGATTCAAACGCTGACCGTTAACAGGACAACGTTGTTTATTTTGCTAATCCGCGTATTTCACCTGCCGCGCCAGACTCAATTGCTCTTTACAGCAAACCAGAATCGCCAGGCAGACGCAAAGCAGTGCGGACAGGATAGGAGCGCTGACGCTGATGTTCGCCACAAAGCCAAAGGCGAAGCCAGAGAAGCCTGCGCTGAAGGCGGCGATGGCGGCGGCCATTCCCATGATGGAGCCCTGCCGACTGGCGTCGACGCTCATGGATAATTGCGCCATCAGACCGCTGTAAGACAGGCCGAACCCCACGGCTCCCAGGGCCGCCAGCAGATACAGCGCGTAGACATTGGCGCTGATCAGGGTTCCGCCGATGCAGAGCGCCATCAGCGCCAACGCCAGCCCAACCATGCCAAGCGGCTTCAGCATTTTCATGGCGGCGCCCACCAGAAACAGGAACGCCGCCGCCAGACCAAAGCCGACCCAGGAGACGAAACTACTCACTTCCTGCTGCCCCAGGCCCAGCTCCCCTGTCAGATACAGACCGATAAACTGGAAGAAGGTATTCCAGCCCACCAGCATCAACAGCAGGAGCAAGGCGTAGGTGCGGATGTCCTTGATTCGCACTGCGTCGAGCAGGTTCGCAATGGGGTTGGGAAGGGTCATCCCGCGACTGTCGGCGTCCGCTTGCTGATCCTGAAACACCAGCAGCAGGATCAGCAAATTCACCACAGACAACGCCGCCACAAAGACAAACGGCGTCTGCAGATTGAACCAGGGAACTAACGTCGGATCGCTCAGGTAGCCGCCGATCAATGGACCGACGACATAGCCCAGGGAAACAAAGAACATGATGTAGCCGATGTACTTGGCCCGCTGCTTCTCCTCAGTAACGTCAATAATGGACGCCTGCGCGACAGGCAGACTGCCAGAGAAAAAGCCGCCGATAAGACGCCCGACCATGAACAGCCACAGGCTTTTGAACGCCAGGGCGAGCGCCAGAAAGACATAGCTCATCGCCAGACCGCCCAGACACAGCAACAGCGTCTTCTTTCGGCCCAGGCCATCGGACAAGGCCCCCAGCAACGGCGCGCCGAAAAACATGGCGATGGAAAACGCGCCCAACGCCACGCCATAGACGCCATTGCGGAAACTCTCCGATCCCTCGCTGATCAGTCCTGCCGCCGGATCGTGGGCGATGGGCGTCAGCATGGGAATAATCAGGCTGGCGCCCAGGTTATCAATGAAGATAACCAGATAAATGCCGATTAAACTCAACATCCTTATGTTTGTCATAAAACCTCTCGTACTGGAGCGCCCTACAAGGACGCCCTTTATTTTTTCCATTATTTGCTATTGGATTGGCGCTTTATTGGCCTCTTAATCCTGGCCGCTTCGCCGCAGCTTCTTCGTCTTAACCGATGCCCTCCCCATTGAGAAAGCGCAGTAACTGCGTATTAAAAAAACGGCTCGCGGTCAGGGGGATAAAGTGACCGTGCCCCTTCACGACCAGTTCGGCGGCTTGAGGAATGCGGCGTAACTGATCGAATGTGGCTTCATCGATAACGCAGTCGTTTTGTCCGTGCGTCAACAACACCGGCATGGCGATCCCACCAAGGCGCGCATTGACGTCAAAGCACATCAGCGCGTCGTAGTAATAACGCAGCACGCTCATCGGCGCGCCGGCGCCCAGACTGGCGACGATATCTTCCGCGCCGTCAAATACGATCTCCAGCATGTCGCGATGCGCTTTCAGTTCGTCATGCAGGTCCAGCGTATTGCCGAACACGTCTTCGCTGAAACTTGGCGCGGTGCTGATCAAGGTCAACGAACGCACCAGATCCGGGTGATGGATGGCGATCAGGCAGGACAGGCAGCCGCCCAGAGACCAGCCCACCAGATCGACGGCGTTGCTGCTTAACTCTTGTCTGATAAAAATCGACATGTCTTCCGCCAGCGCTTCCAGGGAAAACGCAGCAGCGTCGAAAGGGCAGTCTTTGTGGCCGGGATAGATTGGAATTAACACCCGTCGACCGGACTGGGTCAGCGCATTGATTTGCTGCGTCCAGGCTTCCGCGCTGGTGTTCAGGGGCGGCGCCAGAATAATGGGCCGCCCTTCCCCATAGCTTAACCATTGCGCCATGGGGCCAGATGCGGTCGCAGATGCGCTTTCTCTCGGCGCTTCCGCTATCGCCTTCTCTTCCGCTATTCCCCTCTCTTCCGCTATCACCTTCTGCTCCACTATCCCCTTATCCTCCGTGACAGTCGCGCTCTCAGCGCCTGCCGCGGCTATAGCGGCGGCGAGATCCGCCAGCGTGCGATATCGGAACAAGTCATGAGCCTGCAGGCCTGGGCCGCGCTGTTGATAAGGCGCCAGCAGTTTCAGGGCGGACAGGGAATCCAGCCCGAGATCTTCGATTAACGCGTCCCGAGGCAGTTCATCCGGCGCAAACCCCAGCAGGTCTGACACCGCGGCGCGCAGCTCTTCTACAATGGCTTCGGTGGAAAGGGTCGAATCAGCCTGGGTGGACGGAGAAGCGTCAGCAACTTGCTCGTCTTCCCGGTCATCAATCCAATAACGCTTGCCGTCAAACGGATATGCCGGCGCATTGACGTCTGGATTCAGTGACGCGACCGCGTCCAATCGGCGCCGCACTTCCCCCTGCTCGCCCGCCCGCCACAGCGTCATCAGGGCCAGTTTATCCGTCGACAGGGTAAGTTCTCGCACGGCCAAAGGCGCATTTCGCAATGCGTCTCCGGCGTCCAACTCGTGCGCCAGTTGCTCCAATGCGGATAGCAAATCTGACTTATTCGCGGCGATAACGACGCAGTGCTGTCCATAGCGGGGGCGACGCAGTAACAACTGGCTGAGATCATAAAGCGCGTCCTCGTCCAGCTTCCCGACTAATTGCCGCACCCGTCCGACACTGGCGATCAGGCTGTTGCGGCTTTGCGCCGAGAGACAGAACGGCAGCGCCTCGCCCTTCCTGCGGGCGGCCAGGTTCTGCGTTGTCGAAGGCATTTTCTGCAGTAGCGCGTGCCCATTGGAGCCCGTGAACCCGAAGGCGCTGACGGCGCACAGGGGTTTATCCTGGGGCCATGGCAAGGGCTCAAAATTCATGCGAAAGCCAGCGAAGTCGATCAGCGCATTGGTTTTTCGCAGAGCCGGAAATGGCGGAATCGTCTCATGCTTGAAACTCAGCAGCACTTTGATGATGCCGGCGAGCCCGGAGCACACCAGGGAGTGGCCGATAATCGGCTTGACCGCGCCCAACAGACAGGCGTAATCCTCGCCATGGTCTTTGAACGCTTCGGTCAATCCGCGCATCTCAATGGGATCGCCCAAATGCGTGCCAGTGCCGTGGGTCTCCACATAGGCCAGCTGCGCGACATCCACCTCGTGACGACGGTACAGGTTGCGGATCAGCCTGCTTTGTGACTGCGCGTTGGGCGCCATCAACCCATTGCTTCTGCCGTCATGATTCAAGCCCGTTGCGACAATCGCGCCGTAGACGCGCAGCCCCCGCGCTTTGGCTTCTCCGTAGCGCATCAGGATAACCGACGCGCATCCCTCCGCTGGCGTGAAACCGTCCGCATCGTCGCTGAACGCGGCGCAGCGGCCGCTTGGCGATGACATATTGGAGCGTTGCGCAAACTCAAACAGCTCCGGCGTGCTGAACACCGACGCCGCCGCCACGATCGCCGCGCCGCAATGGCCCGCCTGAATATTGAGGCAGGCTTCATGCAGGGCGCTCAACGAGGAGGAACAGGCGGTGTCCAGAGTCAGCGACGGCCCATTAAAATCATAGAAATAAGAGATCCTGCCGGACAAGGTCGAGGTGGCGTTGCCAAGAAAACTGTGCGTACTGAACGCCTGCTCAGGATGTCCCGCCACCACAAATTTATAATCGCCGGGAAGACTGACTGCGAACACTCCGCACTGTAGCTCCCGTAATTCGTCCAGTCCCAGGTAGCTGTCGTCAATGGCGTGCTGCGCGGACTGCATCAGCAGGCGCTGCTGCGGGTCCATGCATTTGGCTTCGTTGGGGGAAATTTTGAAAAAGCCGGCGTCAAAATGATCGTAGTCAGGCAGAAAGCCGCCCACGAACTCCCTCGTCCCCTGCCTACGCCAGCGATCTGTCGTCGTCAGTTGGGAAGTCCCTTGCATGATGGCGTCCCAATAGGCGTCCACGCCATCGCAGCCGGCGAACTGCGCCGCCATGCCCACGACGACGATGGCGTCATCCTGGATTAGGTCGTCTTGTGGATCTTCGCCTCGGGAAGCCTGCGTGGGCTCACTCGATTGCTCCGCCGCCCCGGTTTGCGGCGTGTCCGCCAGAACCTTACTTATGTGGACAGTAAGCCCGTCGATGCTGATGCATTCGTAGATATCCGTCGGCGTGATTCCACAGTCGAAATGGCGATTGATGAGCTTGCTCAATTGCGCCGCCAGAATGGAATCCACACCGAGGGTCGCGACTTCCGCGCCCGTTTCAATATCGCCGGGGTCCGCCAATAGCGCCTCAGCAAACAGCGCGACAAGGCGCTCTTTAACTTCCATGATTCACCTCTTTCATCGCGGCGCTGTCCGCCGCCTGTTCAAACCAATAAGGCTTGGTGTCGAAGACATATCCCGGTAAGTGCAGACGACGATAAGCGCCCTCTGCAAACACGGGCGTCCAATCAATCAGGGCGCCTTGCTGATATTGCGCCTGGGCCGCCTGCATTAGGGCAGTCCAATCGCTTTGCGACAGGTCCGGCGTCCAATGCGACGTTTTACCGGCGCACTTTTCCTGGCCGGTCGCATCGGTGGCGCGAATCTGTGCGGTCAGGTCGGCGACGGAGGTGGCGATCCAGCTCAGACGATATGCAAAGGCCTCACGTCCGGTGTTCAGGGTGAACGCAATATCCGCCAACTCATGATCGGTAGTTTGCAGGCGCTCCAATAAATGCGCCTTCATGGCCGCCAGCGAATAAGGCGTCTTGGCGCTGAGCGTCACCAGCCAGCAGGGCTTTGGCGCCCTTTCGACAACGGCTGATTGCCGCCCCTCGGACAGGACGACATGAGCGTTGGAGCCGCCAAACCCAAATGAACTGATACCGGCCACTCTCGGACCCGTCGCCTCCCAGTCGCGATTCTCGGTCAGCAGCCAGAAGGGACCATCGCTGAGATGAATCATGGGATTCAGCCGGTGGAAATGGATATTCGCCGGTAACCGCCGATGTTGCAGGCACAGCAGCACCTTCAGCAGCGACGCGATGCCCGCGGCGGGCTCCAGATGGCCGACATTGGACTTCACTGCGCCCAGCGCGATACTGCCCTTGCTCTTGTGCGGCGCCAGTGCGTGGAACGCCTGATGCAGGGCGTCGATTTCAATGGGGTCGCCCAATTGCGTGCCGGTGCCGTGGGTTTCGATATAGCTGACCCGCTCCGCCAGTTCCGGCGTGTAGGCCTTTTGCAGCAACGCTGACTGCGCCTGTGGGTTCGGCGCGGTTAACGAGTTTGCGCGCCCGCCATGGTTTTCCGCAGAGGCTTCGATGACGCCATAAATGCTGTCGCCATCCCGTTGCGCATCCGCCAGCCGCTTGATCACCACGCACCCGACGCCTTCCGCGCGCACATAGCCGTTGGCGTCGGCATCGAAGGTCGCGCAGCGGTAATCGGGCGAGAGCACCCCCATGCTTTGCGCCGCATCGCTGATAGCCGGGTCGATCAGCAGACTCACCGCGCCCACCAGCGCCATATCACACTCGTTGCGCTGTAAAGACATCACCCCGCGATTGACCGCCACCAACGCGCTGGAGCACGCGGTGTCGATGGTTTGACTGGGGCCATTGAAGTTGAGCAGATACGACACCCGGTTAGCCAACATGGCGTGGGCGTTGCCGGTGGCGGCGTAGGGGTGCGAGCTTTGCCCCCAGGACTGCAGCAAGGTCTGATAATCGTTGAACTGCACCCCGGCGAACACCCCTACGCTACTCAGTAACGCCGGCGCATAGCCCGCGTCGGTCAGGGCGTTGTAGCTGGTCTGCAGAAACAGACGGTGTTGCGGGTCCATCAACATCGCTTCGCGGGCGGAGAGACCGAAAAAGCGCGCGTCGAAACGCTCGATATCGTCAATGGTTCCCGCGTAATAGGATTTATCCCCCCAACGCGCCACACGGCGAATGGCGCTGCGGTTTTCCGTCAGCAACGTCCAGAATGCCTCTAGATCCGCCGCCCCCGGCATGACGCCGCTCATGCCGATAATGGCGAAGCGTTGCTCTGAGAATTCCTCGGAGCGTTTCTCCGCCAACGGCTGCTCTACTGACGCGACGCTGGCCAGGGAAGACGCGGCGGATGCCGTCTCGCCGGTCTGCGAAACCGCATCGTCAGCACTGGCTGCGCCCGCCAGGGTGGCGCCCTGTTGCTGCAGATATTCCGCCAGTCGCTGGATATTGTTGTAACTGAACAAAGCATTAGGCGGGACCTGGGCGCCGAAGGTCTTGCCGATATCCTGCGCCAGGGTCTGCATCATCACCGAGTTCAGGCCGAGGTCGCCCCAACTCTTGTCCGTGCTGATGTCCTCTTCCGTGAGCTTGGTCAGCGCCTCCACCAAGCGGGTCAGCCCCGCCCGGATCTGCGCTTCAGAGGCGGTGACCTGAGAGGCGTTTTGATTGCCGTTTTTAGCCTGTTGTTGCGAGTTTTGGACTGTAGACGACGTGAAGCGCGCGCGGATTTTCTCCAGATCGCCCACCAGCCCCATGACCTGGTCATATTGATCGGCGACGCCGTTGATCCAGGTGATGAAAAGCGCGGCGCCCTGCCCCAAGGTCAGCGGGACAAACCCGTAATGACGTTTCAGGTAGTCCGCCAGAGAGCGGTACTGATCCATCAGATTTTCGCTATCCTGATCGTCAATCCACAGAGGCCAGTTGATGGACAGCGTATGCCCTTTGCGCGCCCCTTGCCTGACCTGTCCATTGCGCTCTGCGGCAAACTCATCCAGAAAACGATTGGCGGCGACATAGTCGCACTGCCCCACATTGCCCATGATGCTGGACATGGAAGAGAACAGGCAGAAGAAATCCAGTTCCAGATGGGCGGTGCAGCGATCCAATTGCCGGGTTCCCGCCACCTTCGCCGCCATGACCGCAGAAAAGTCCGCCAGCGACTTGTTCTGCACCTGGGCGTCTCTTAATACGCCGGCGGACTGAATGACCCCATGCAAACGGCCATGCTTTTGCAGCACATCGGCGATCAGGCGCTCCGCCTGAACCGGGTCGGCGATATCCGCCCGCAGGTAACTGATTTCACCCTGCGGCCACTGCTGCAACCAGGCTTCCCGCTCTGGCGACAAGGCGGAGCGTCCGACCAGAATCACTTTGGCGTTGTAGTCCGCGTGCAGACGTCGGGCGATTTCTCTGCCGATCATGCCCATGCCGCCGCTGATCAGATACACGCCGCCCTCGCGCAGGCGCGCGCCCGGAGCCGGTTCAATGCTGGTCAGGCTGCGCTCCCAGCGCTCTTCTTGCCGGCGTTCGACCTCCTTAAATTCGTCCGTTGTATCGGCCTGTTCCGCCAACAGCCAGCGCCAGTCCTCCAATTCCCAGGACCCAGCGGGCTTGGCGATCTGCGCCTGTCTGTAATGAACGTCCGTATTTTCCAGCGCCAGCACTCTGAAAACTCCCCCCATGGCGATTTGTTCAGGGGGCTGACGGCTGTCACTGACATTCAATAGTACACAAGGGCGCGCACAGGCCTGCATCGCCTTCGCCAGGTTCAACGCCATCGCGTCGCTCCAGGGGACGTTGCAGTTGATCCAGCGGATCTCTTCCTGCTGCAGTTCATGGGCGATGTAATCCAGCGCCTGGGTGAAATCATCCAGGTGATCGGGCCGCAGGGTCAGGGCGTCATGTTGGAAACTCAATGCCGTTCCTGGACTGACGCGCAGAACCCGCGCACCGTCGATCATCGGCGGCAACACTTGCTCCGGCGGCGCCATTACCGCCACTAAAGGGATGGGGTTTGACAGCGCAGGCGCATCAGTGCGTCGCCATACTGGCGTCAACAATACGGCGGGCGTCAAGTCCGGCGTCGGCGCTGAACTTGGCGCGACAGGTTGAACAGAATTAGTCGCCGCCGAAACGACTTCCGCCTGTAGCGTCGGCGCCCAGTAAACATCGCGTGCGAACGGATACTTTGGAGCCCCTCGCAGCAGGGATTTCACTGGAAAGCTGCCGGCGAAGTCCACGCTGTCCCCTTGCAGGTAGGCGCGCATTAACGACGCGAAGGGCTGGTTCGCCGGCCTGTTCGTTTCGGACGTATCTGCGCCTTCCAGTCTGTCGATCAATGCGTGGACTGACGCCACGACATAACACTCCCGCTCGGCGTGATGTTGGCGGGCGCAACACAGGGTGTAGCTCAGACTGTATAAGCTGACTTGCGGTTGATCGCGCAAATACGCCGCCAGTTGTTGCCGCACCCGCCGCAGGCCGCTGCGATTGGGCGCCGACAAGGCGATAAGATACTCCGATTGCGCCGGCATGGTTCCGGCGGACTCACTTGCAAGATATTGCTGCAGAATAACGTGACCGTTGGCGCCCCCCGCGCCAAAAGAGCTGAGCCCGGCGAAGCGGGTGGCCGCTCCCGCCAGGGGCCAGGGCTGCGTTTCCCGCACCAGTTGAAAGCGGGTTTGCTCAATATTTAGATAAGGGTTCTCAATGGCGCAATGCAGCGTGGGAGCAAGCTGTTCGTGGGCGAACTGCTGGATCACCTTGAAGAGTCCCGCCATCGCGGCGGCGGATTCCAGGTGGCCGATATTGCTTTTCACCGAGCCGAGGTAACAAGGCGCGTCCGCACCCTCCAGATTAGCGCCGTATGCGCTTTGCAACGCCTGCAGTTCGATGGGATCGCCCAGCCCGGTGCCGGTGCCATGGGCCTCCACATAATTGACCTGGGCGGGATTTACGCCGGATTTGCGCAAGGCGTCCTGAATCACCCGCTGTTGCGCCCGCGCTGAGGGAACCGTAAAGCTGCTGGTTTTGCCGCCGGAATTAATCGCCGTGGCGCGTACGATGGCGTATATCACGTCCTGATCGCGCAGGGCGTCGGCGACGGACTTCAACACCACCACCGCCGCGCCTTCGCCGGGGACATAGCCGTCCGCCTCCACGCCAAAAGCGTGGCAATGTCCGCTGGCGCTGAGGAACTTGCCTTGGGATAACAGCCGGTATTTACCCGGATGCGCCATGATATTCACGCCGCCGGCCAGAGCCATGCGGCACTCGCCCAGACGCAGGCTGTTGCACGCCATATGCAACGCGGTCAGAGAGCCCGAGCACATGGTGTCTACAGTCAGGCTGGGGCCTTGCAGATCAAATGCATAAGACACGCGGTTGGCGATGGCGGCGAAGGAACTGCTCACCACCCTGGAAGCATCCAGGTCCTGATAATGGCCGAACATGGCGGCGGCGAACACGCCGACGTCCCGGCTCGGGGCGCTAAAATACCCCGCGTCCTCCAAGGCATGGTAGCTGACCTGCAGAAAACGTCTTTCCTGAGGATCCAGCAGCGTCGCATCCACGGGCGCAATATTGAAAAAAGCCGGATCGAACTCGGCAACGCCTTCCATAAAGCCGCCGTGACGGCCGTAGGTCGCCTCCCCCTGCGCGGTTGAGGCGGAGTAATCCCGCCGCCAATCCCAACGGGACTGCGGAATGACCCGCACCGCGTCTTCACCGGCGGCGAGCGAGCGCCAGAACGCTTCCGGCGTCGCGCCATTAGGGAACTCTCCCGCCAAGCCGATGATCGCAATGTCGTCGTCCCGATAAGCGTCCGTCGAGAGTTTGGGTTCGTTGGTCAACGTTGGTGTAGCGCCGCCGCCATGAGGTTTGACATGCTCGGAGTTAGCTTCTTTGACGTCAGGCGTATTGTCTGTGGCGTCAATTTGCGCTTGTTCGGCAGGTGCTGTTTCCACTTGCCGGGACGCCGCAGCGCCGTCCGTGTCCGCCAGACAGGCGCATAGCAGCGGCTGCGCCCGCTCCATCAAATGCTCCGCCAGTTGCCTGATGGTGGAGCACTCAAACAAGATAGCGCGACTGAGTTTGAAGTCGCCTTGAGGCGATAACTGCGCCGCAATGTCCGTGCTGATCTGAATGCTGGCGACGCTGTCGAGACCTTTGTCCAGCAGGTTGTCGTCGTCTTTCACCGCTTTCAGACCGCTATGCCGGCGCACGATGTCCCGCAGCCAGCGTCGCGTTTGCGCTTCCAGCTCAACGCTATCCCCCTGCGCCAGCGGCGATTGGTCGACCACTTCGGGCTCACTTGCCGATTGCGGCGCGTCCATGTCGCCTCGTAACGCAGTCATTCCCGCCGCCGCGCCCTCATAGATCACCAAATGGCGCTCCCCCGCCGCCAGGGCGGCTAACATGCGTTCACAGGCCGGCTGCGGCTCCATCGGGCGCAGACCAGAGTCATCCTGAGCCATTTGCATGCCTTGGGAACGCCATAGCCCCCAGGCGAAGCTGTACCAGTTTGGAAGCAGCTCCGAGGCCAGCTCGACGAACTCGTTGGCGGCTCCGTAAGCGCTCTGCCCCACATTGCCGAGGGTCGCCGTCAGCGAGCTGAAGTTGACCACATACTGAGGCTGATAATCCTGTTGCAACGCCGCCAGATTCAAGACCACGCCGACTTTGGCGCGCAGCGTTCGGTGCAGACGTTCCGCAGTCAGGTTATGAAACAGACAGTCGTCCAGGGTTCCCGCCAGATTAAACACCGCTTTGATGGCGCCGAATCCCTGCTCGATATGGGTGAAAGCCGCCTTGAGCACGCCGTAGTCCGTGGCGTCGACGCGCAGATAGCTTTTTACGCCATAGGCCTTCAGCGTTTGCGTCAACCCGGCGTCGGGCGCCTTGCGGCCCAGCACGAACAGATTCAGCCGCCGCGTGGACTGCAACACGCGAATCAGCTCCTGGCCAACGCCTCCCGCGCCGCCGATCAACACGATATTGTCGCCGTCACGAAACGGCGTCGGCGTCGCCGCGCCCTGCCCGGCGGCGACCCAGGATTCGACGCACAGGCCCGTCCCGTCAAAGCGCAGACGACGCCCCGGCCAGGCCAGGCCGGCGGCGATATAAGCCGGCAATGCGGCGCTAATGGGACCGGCGGGAATGCGCGCGGACGTGAACTGGCAGCGGGACGTCTCCAGGCTGGCGGAGCGCGCCAAGCCGTCGAACAAGGCGGCAAGCGCGTCTTGCTGCGAATGCAAAGATAGCAGATGGATCTGACGCTTCTGCGCGAATAGCCAGCGCAGCAGCTCAAGGCTGCGACGACTGCAGGACATCCAGCTCGCTTCGGTCAGCGACGCCAGAGGCCGGTCGCGACCGGCGATCACCGCCACCACATCGCGGCCGCCGCCAATCTCGGTCAACCTCGCCTGCATACCCGCCTCGTCCCGAACCTGAT contains:
- a CDS encoding MFS transporter; translated protein: MTNIRMLSLIGIYLVIFIDNLGASLIIPMLTPIAHDPAAGLISEGSESFRNGVYGVALGAFSIAMFFGAPLLGALSDGLGRKKTLLLCLGGLAMSYVFLALALAFKSLWLFMVGRLIGGFFSGSLPVAQASIIDVTEEKQRAKYIGYIMFFVSLGYVVGPLIGGYLSDPTLVPWFNLQTPFVFVAALSVVNLLILLLVFQDQQADADSRGMTLPNPIANLLDAVRIKDIRTYALLLLLMLVGWNTFFQFIGLYLTGELGLGQQEVSSFVSWVGFGLAAAFLFLVGAAMKMLKPLGMVGLALALMALCIGGTLISANVYALYLLAALGAVGFGLSYSGLMAQLSMSVDASRQGSIMGMAAAIAAFSAGFSGFAFGFVANISVSAPILSALLCVCLAILVCCKEQLSLARQVKYAD
- a CDS encoding alpha/beta fold hydrolase codes for the protein MEVKERLVALFAEALLADPGDIETGAEVATLGVDSILAAQLSKLINRHFDCGITPTDIYECISIDGLTVHISKVLADTPQTGAAEQSSEPTQASRGEDPQDDLIQDDAIVVVGMAAQFAGCDGVDAYWDAIMQGTSQLTTTDRWRRQGTREFVGGFLPDYDHFDAGFFKISPNEAKCMDPQQRLLMQSAQHAIDDSYLGLDELRELQCGVFAVSLPGDYKFVVAGHPEQAFSTHSFLGNATSTLSGRISYFYDFNGPSLTLDTACSSSLSALHEACLNIQAGHCGAAIVAAASVFSTPELFEFAQRSNMSSPSGRCAAFSDDADGFTPAEGCASVILMRYGEAKARGLRVYGAIVATGLNHDGRSNGLMAPNAQSQSRLIRNLYRRHEVDVAQLAYVETHGTGTHLGDPIEMRGLTEAFKDHGEDYACLLGAVKPIIGHSLVCSGLAGIIKVLLSFKHETIPPFPALRKTNALIDFAGFRMNFEPLPWPQDKPLCAVSAFGFTGSNGHALLQKMPSTTQNLAARRKGEALPFCLSAQSRNSLIASVGRVRQLVGKLDEDALYDLSQLLLRRPRYGQHCVVIAANKSDLLSALEQLAHELDAGDALRNAPLAVRELTLSTDKLALMTLWRAGEQGEVRRRLDAVASLNPDVNAPAYPFDGKRYWIDDREDEQVADASPSTQADSTLSTEAIVEELRAAVSDLLGFAPDELPRDALIEDLGLDSLSALKLLAPYQQRGPGLQAHDLFRYRTLADLAAAIAAAGAESATVTEDKGIVEQKVIAEERGIAEEKAIAEAPRESASATASGPMAQWLSYGEGRPIILAPPLNTSAEAWTQQINALTQSGRRVLIPIYPGHKDCPFDAAAFSLEALAEDMSIFIRQELSSNAVDLVGWSLGGCLSCLIAIHHPDLVRSLTLISTAPSFSEDVFGNTLDLHDELKAHRDMLEIVFDGAEDIVASLGAGAPMSVLRYYYDALMCFDVNARLGGIAMPVLLTHGQNDCVIDEATFDQLRRIPQAAELVVKGHGHFIPLTASRFFNTQLLRFLNGEGIG